The following proteins are encoded in a genomic region of Diadema setosum chromosome 18, eeDiaSeto1, whole genome shotgun sequence:
- the LOC140241642 gene encoding anaphase-promoting complex subunit 10-like: MAGLGNKLDDIDPVAAGLREIGSQAVWSLSSCKPGFGVDQLRDNSTDTYWQSDGIQPHLVNIQFRRKTTVHSVAIYADFKSDESYTPNKISIRAGNNFHDLQEVELLELGEPNGWITIPLTNSEGKPIRTFMIQIAALSNHQNGRDTHMRQIRVYAPMQNTTFNNRLPTFSQVDCAMYSTIR; encoded by the exons ATGGCTGGTCTTGGAAACAAGCTGGACGATATTGATCCTGTGGCTGCAGGTTTGAGAGAAATAGGTTCCCAGGCAGTTTGGTCACTGTCTTCATGCAAGCCAGGCTTTGGTGTAGACCAGCTTCGAGACAACTCAACAG ACACATACTGGCAGTCAGATGGAATCCAACCACATCTTGTCAACATCCAGTTTCGGCGTAAGACTACGGTCCACAGCGTCGCCATCTATGCTGACTTCAAATCTGATGAGAGCTACACGCCGAACAAGATATCCATCAGGGCAGGCAACAACTTCCACGATCTTCAGGAGGTGGAGCTGTTGGAGCTCGGGGAGCCAAATGGCTGGATCACCATTCCCCTGACAAACTCCGAAGGTAAACCCATCAGGACTTTCATGATCCAGATTGCCGCACTGTCCAATCATCAGAATGGGCGCGACACCCACATGCGTCAGATCAGGGTCTACGCACCCATGCAGAATACGACCTTCAACAATAGACTGCCAACTTTCTCCCAGGTGGACTGTGCAATGTATAGCACCATCAGGTGA
- the LOC140241560 gene encoding uncharacterized protein, protein MANYSGRFSSPRGFNLNPLGGIRDFAETRMNMTSKARTHHPHTNTPQAQVTTKSEMDIRSRSPMEVSPPFTNNNDPLQESRMTLTPTKRQALPNARGCICNREHTNVACCSCGLVLEGRVRLQCPRHPNTIHLMDVERCPECCSTTLSELRITGQATGFK, encoded by the exons ATGGCAAATTACAGCGGGAGATTCTCCTCTCCTAGAGGTTTCAACTTGAACCCCCTTGGCGGAATCCGGGATTTCGCAGAAACTCGGATGAACATGACATCAAAAGCTCGGACTCATCATCCTCATACCAATACACCTCAGGCTCAGGTGACGACGAAATCTGAGATGGACATTCGCTCGCGCTCGCCAATGGAAGTGTCCCCACCA ttcacaaACAACAATGATCCCCTTCAAGAATCCCGGATGACCCTCACTCCAACCAAGCGGCAAGCTCTTCCGAATGCCAGGGGGTGCATCTGCAACAGGGAGCATACCAACGTGGCCTGCTGTTCCTGTGGCCTGGTGCTGGAAGGGCGGGTCCGGCTCCAGTGCCCTCGCCACCCGAACACCATCCACCTCATGGATGTTGAGAGGTGTCCTGAGTGCTGTAGCACAACCCTCTCAGAACTCCGCATCACTGGTCAGGCAACTGGTTTCAAGTGA
- the LOC140242025 gene encoding 4-hydroxy-2-oxoglutarate aldolase, mitochondrial-like, producing MICGRANPMCIARHLPAVSPLSTRRRPLQTPCLTAAAGLACRSIRTVMSAGPKLDLSGILPPIATPFDKDENIRYDYLRNNLDKWHAFPFRGYVVQGSNGEYAYLTKEERVEMVAKAREAVPTDKLVVAGSGCESTRDTIEMTQRMGDAGADAALVVTPCFYKGSMNNASMLQHFTRVADSSPIPVILYSVPANTGIELPVEVAVTMSAHPNVIGMKDSGGDVSKIGLLVHKTKGQDFQVLAGSGGFLLPALTVGAVGGVCAVANVLGRETCQVYELFKAGQMAEAVALQHRLIAPNACVTRKYGIPGLKTAMDWFGFYGGPTRSPLVPLSEDVTAAMKKDFTDNGFIP from the exons ATGATATGTGGGCGCGCAAATCCTATGTGTATCGCGAGGCATTTGCCCGCCGTGTCTCCGCTATCAACGCGTCGTCGTCCCCTGCAGACGCCCTGCCTCACTGCTGCTGCTGGGCTTGCTTGCCGCAGTATACGCACCGTCATGTCGGCGGGACCGAAACTCGACCTCAGCGGCATCTTGCCTCCAATAGCCACTCCGTTTGACAAGGACGAAAATATACGATACGACTACCTTCGAAATAATCTCGACAAATGGCACGCGTTTCCATTCAGAG GCTATGTGGTACAGGGATCAAATGGCGAGTATGCATACCTAACCAAGGAAGAGAGAGTGGAGATGGTCGCCAAAGCTCGCGAAGCTGTACCAACTGACAAGCTGGTCGTGGCGGGGTCCGGATGTGAAT CTACCCGTGACACGATAGAGATGACTCAACGAATGGGTGATGCTGGAGCGGATGCAGCGCTGGTCGTTACGCCGTGCTTCTACAAGGGCAGCATGAATAATGCTTCAATGCTGCAGCACTTCACGAGG GTTGCGGATTCAAGCCCCATTCCAGTCATTCTCTACAGCGTACCCGCGAACACTGGCATAGAGCTACCGGTGGAAGTGGCTGTCACGATGAGTGCACATCCCAACGTCATCGGCATGAAGGACAGTGGAGGGGAT GTGTCAAAGATTGGTCTACTGGTCCATAAGACCAAGGGACAGGACTTCCAGGTCCTGGCTGGATCTGGCGGCTTCCTTTTGCCAGCCCTGACTGTTG GTGCAGTTGGTGGTGTGTGTGCTGTAGCCAATGTGCTAGGAAGAGAGACCTGCCAGGTGTATGAACTCTTCAAGGCGGGGCAGATGGCAGAAGCAGTGGCTCTTCAGCATCGCCTCATTGCTCCCAATGCCTGC GTGACAAGGAAATATGGCATCCCCGGCCTGAAGACTGCCATGGACTGGTTTGGATTCTATGGTGGCCCCACCCGCTCACCACTTGTGCCCCTCTCAGAGGATGTTACCGCGGCGATGAAGAAAGACTTCACTGACAATGGCTTCATCCCTTAG